A single window of Rhizobium sp. SL42 DNA harbors:
- the map gene encoding type I methionyl aminopeptidase, giving the protein MVTYIDAASAPLKNTGAIRLYSAEDFDGMRRASQLTARCLDALVPMIKPGVTTNAIDRFVFEFGMDNGALPATLNYRGYKYSVCTSINHVVCHGMPDDKPLREGDIVNIDVTYILDGWHGDSSRMYPVGQIKRAAERLMEVTYECLMRGIAAVRPGARTGAIGEAIQTYAESERCTVVRDFCGHGVGKLFHDSPNILHYGRADEGPELREGMIFTIEPMINLGKPHVKVLSDGWTAVTRDRSLTAQYEHAVGVTATGCEIFTLSPAGLDRPGLA; this is encoded by the coding sequence ATGGTAACCTATATCGACGCGGCATCGGCACCGCTCAAGAATACCGGTGCAATCCGCCTCTACAGCGCGGAAGACTTCGACGGCATGCGCCGCGCCAGCCAGTTGACCGCACGCTGCCTTGATGCACTCGTGCCGATGATCAAGCCGGGTGTGACGACCAATGCGATCGATCGCTTCGTCTTCGAATTCGGGATGGACAATGGCGCCCTGCCCGCGACGCTGAACTACCGCGGCTACAAATATTCCGTCTGCACCTCGATCAACCATGTCGTCTGTCACGGCATGCCGGACGACAAGCCGCTGCGCGAAGGTGACATCGTCAACATCGACGTCACCTATATCCTTGACGGCTGGCACGGCGATTCCAGCCGGATGTACCCCGTCGGCCAGATCAAGCGAGCGGCTGAACGGCTGATGGAAGTGACCTATGAATGCCTGATGCGCGGCATTGCCGCCGTGCGTCCGGGTGCGCGCACTGGTGCGATCGGCGAAGCGATCCAGACCTATGCGGAATCCGAACGCTGTACGGTGGTGCGCGATTTCTGCGGACATGGCGTCGGCAAACTGTTCCACGACAGCCCGAACATCCTGCACTACGGCCGCGCCGACGAAGGTCCGGAATTGCGCGAAGGCATGATCTTCACCATCGAGCCGATGATCAATCTCGGCAAGCCGCATGTGAAGGTATTGTCGGACGGCTGGACGGCCGTGACGCGGGACCGCTCGCTGACCGCGCAGTACGAACATGCCGTCGGCGTGACGGCAACCGGCTGCGAAATCTTCACGCTTTCACCGGCCGGCCTCGATCGGCCGGGATTGGCGTAG
- the sfsA gene encoding DNA/RNA nuclease SfsA, producing MIFNPPLIPARLIRRYKRFLFDALLDSGEEITGFCPNTGSMRGLTDPGSQIWLSVHDAPKRKYRHAMELVEADGTMVGVNTALPNRLAEEAILAGLVPSLDGFETLKREQRYGRNSRVDILLEDRAKGRVHVEVKNVHFIREEGLAEFPDSITTRGAKHLDELGDVVEAGGRAAMLFLIQRTDCSRFRICADLDPGYGRTFQRATARGVEAYAVACDITPGKIAPVRMIPIDLSGRAAL from the coding sequence TTGATCTTCAATCCTCCATTGATCCCTGCCCGGTTGATCCGCCGCTACAAGCGCTTCCTCTTTGATGCCTTGCTCGACAGCGGCGAGGAGATCACCGGATTTTGCCCGAATACCGGTTCAATGCGCGGATTGACGGACCCCGGCTCACAGATCTGGCTCTCGGTCCACGACGCGCCGAAGCGCAAATATCGCCATGCGATGGAACTGGTGGAAGCAGACGGAACGATGGTCGGCGTCAATACCGCGCTGCCCAACCGTCTGGCGGAAGAGGCAATCCTTGCGGGCCTCGTGCCTTCCCTTGACGGCTTCGAAACACTCAAGCGCGAGCAGCGCTATGGTCGCAATTCCCGCGTCGATATTCTGCTGGAGGATCGGGCAAAGGGCCGCGTGCATGTCGAAGTGAAGAACGTGCATTTCATCCGCGAGGAGGGTCTCGCCGAATTTCCCGACAGTATCACGACGCGCGGCGCCAAACACCTCGACGAACTGGGGGACGTGGTGGAGGCTGGCGGACGAGCTGCCATGCTGTTCCTGATCCAGCGAACCGATTGCAGCCGCTTCCGCATCTGCGCCGATCTCGACCCGGGGTATGGCCGCACATTTCAGCGGGCCACCGCCCGCGGCGTGGAGGCCTATGCGGTCGCCTGCGACATCACACCCGGCAAAATCGCCCCAGTGCGGATGATCCCGATAGACTTGTCGGGTCGTGCTGCTTTATGA